The genome window TTGCGCCGATCTGGCCGTAGACCATTCCGCCGGGAAAGTCGTAACTGAAGCCGGCATTCCCATCCGCATAACCCGCCAAGGGCCGTCCATTGCTGGTGAGTCTGCGCTGCGCGCCGACGGCGACGCCCCATGACAGCGGTTTGAAAAAATCGTTGCGCGGGCTCAACGACCGTATACTGAACAGTTGCGCGCTTTCGAGCATCAGCCCGGAGTTTTGGTAATAACGCAAATCGGCGTCCAAAAATGTGATCTGCGCGCCCTTACGGTAGCCCGGCCAGGGATCGGTTAAATCGTGATAAGCCGCTCTCAGCTCCAGTTCGCCGAAGGCCTGTCCGTCGTAATACCCGCCGCCCAGGCTGACTCGCGACGAACCGTGTCCCTGGTCGTCGCGCACGGCGGGACGTTCGGGCGGAATGAAATCGGCGGGCGCGTTCAGTTTGCTGCGCGCGCGCAGCAGCGACAGACTGGCGTCGGCGTTTTCCTCGCGCGTCAGTTTTTCGTCGATGACGCGGTAGCGCAAAAAATCGTAGGCGGTTTCCAATACCCTGGCGCTTTCCCTGCCGTTCAATTGCCGCGCATCCGGCGTAGTCTGCGCATCTTCGGGTTTGCGCTCGCCGTAGGCAAGCTGCAGCGACAGCGAGCGTTCATCGGCGTTCAGCTGCTCGATTTGCGAGGATAAGATACTGGCTGCGGAAGGACGGAAACGGGTATCGGCAACCAGTCCCGCCGCAACCAAAGCCCTGACGGTATCGGCAGGGATCGCGGCGATAGGGAATTGCTGCGCAAGGCGCAGGTTGGGCCGGGTAACGTCGAGCAGGCTGAGGATACGATAGGAGCAGTTTTCGCCGACAAAGAAATAGTCGAAACGCGTTGGCATGATTTCCCATACGTGCCGGACCAGCTGATCGACTTCGCCGCGGCTCAGATTAAGCCGGTACTCCCAGATGTCGCGGTTTTCCCAGTTATGATATTCCCGGATCTTCAGATAATACGGCTGCACGGTCGTGCGGCCCGGATAGCCGCCGAACAGCCCTTTCCAGGCGTAGAACAGCTCGTTCTCGTCTTCGGCGTGCGCCGCGTAGTTGATGCTCCACGCCAGACGCGCATTGTCGTCGTTCTGTCCGGGCCGGTCCAGTCTGAGCAGCGTATGCCCGAACATGGACGAAGGGCTGTTGAGATAGGCGGTAGGGAAAATCAGGGTGACGCCGTCGGCATTCAGCGTTGTGCGCCACTCTTCCAAAGCAGGGCAGCTAATCGGCGGCAAGTTTACCGATAGCGCATGGCCGAGCCAATGGTAACGCGCTGGAAAGCGGCAGCGCGGATGAGTATCGCCATTGCCGGGCAGCATTATAGCGGCAATTGTCGCGCGCAATTCCGCGCGCGGGTCGTATTTTCCTTCGGAAGCAAGAAAGAAACCGCGATCATCGGCCTCGCCCGCATATCCGCCGCCGACAAGTTCCGTCCGGTAATGTCCCAATGCCAGCCATGCGGCGTTACGGTACAGCATCAGACGTTCGGCGCGCAGCTGCAGGGTTTCGACATCGAATGCCGCTTGTGCCGGACGTTGGGGCAGGAACAGCAAAAGAAGGATGCAGCAGGCAGCAATTGGGACTTTGCGCGTCAAGAGCAGGAAGCGTTGATCCGTCATTCCGGCAGGAAATGCCGGAATGACGTTGTTATCGACGCCACCCAATACCCCTGCGCTATTAAAGCACGTATTTCGCCAAGGCGGGGTCGGCCAGCATCGCAGCGACCAGATGGTCCATGACCTGATCGCTGGTGACCT of Candidatus Methylospira mobilis contains these proteins:
- a CDS encoding Lnb N-terminal periplasmic domain-containing protein, with protein sequence MGGVDNNVIPAFPAGMTDQRFLLLTRKVPIAACCILLLLFLPQRPAQAAFDVETLQLRAERLMLYRNAAWLALGHYRTELVGGGYAGEADDRGFFLASEGKYDPRAELRATIAAIMLPGNGDTHPRCRFPARYHWLGHALSVNLPPISCPALEEWRTTLNADGVTLIFPTAYLNSPSSMFGHTLLRLDRPGQNDDNARLAWSINYAAHAEDENELFYAWKGLFGGYPGRTTVQPYYLKIREYHNWENRDIWEYRLNLSRGEVDQLVRHVWEIMPTRFDYFFVGENCSYRILSLLDVTRPNLRLAQQFPIAAIPADTVRALVAAGLVADTRFRPSAASILSSQIEQLNADERSLSLQLAYGERKPEDAQTTPDARQLNGRESARVLETAYDFLRYRVIDEKLTREENADASLSLLRARSKLNAPADFIPPERPAVRDDQGHGSSRVSLGGGYYDGQAFGELELRAAYHDLTDPWPGYRKGAQITFLDADLRYYQNSGLMLESAQLFSIRSLSPRNDFFKPLSWGVAVGAQRRLTSNGRPLAGYADGNAGFSYDFPGGMVYGQIGASLEVGGEFTQGVNIALGPRVGWLYRGLGGQGLLSFDSGCYLIEQGYCAGRLGLLHTVNLSNNLAVTLDLARQRGQNIYANELDLRLQYYF